A region from the Cryptosporangium arvum DSM 44712 genome encodes:
- a CDS encoding sensor histidine kinase: MTPRERLLDAALAAFTTTAVSVAIAADLGSHRGPDVLAYGAAVVLGAVLLVRRRFPRGVLLVSAALLIAYYVRDYPPIGLPVPLGAALYTAAEAGFSGWAIAVSTGLLSISTYARLHDGEDPAYLFGYEILVTGAAMAATIALGDGIRSRRLLRAEQRERLARERTAHEQALSGALQAERLEVARDVHDAVGHTLTVVSLHTDVALEAVDDDPAATRRALENVRAACDTASAELRRALGLIRDATPPGLDELRELGVEVPPGLGPLPPTVEAAVFRIVQEAVTNARRYSGGSPISVDLRTTETSVVVEVRDGGDGPPADPGTGFGLVGLRERVALLGGRTEIGPRPEGGFRVWVALPR; this comes from the coding sequence ATGACCCCGCGGGAACGATTGCTCGACGCCGCGCTCGCCGCCTTCACGACCACCGCGGTGTCGGTCGCGATCGCCGCCGACCTCGGCTCGCACCGCGGGCCCGACGTCCTCGCGTACGGCGCCGCGGTCGTGCTGGGGGCGGTGCTGCTCGTCCGCCGCCGGTTCCCCCGCGGTGTCCTCCTGGTCAGCGCCGCGCTGCTGATCGCGTACTACGTGCGCGACTACCCGCCGATCGGCCTTCCGGTCCCGCTCGGCGCGGCCCTCTACACCGCGGCCGAGGCCGGGTTCAGCGGCTGGGCGATCGCCGTCAGCACCGGACTGTTGAGCATCTCCACCTACGCCCGCCTGCACGACGGAGAGGATCCGGCCTACCTGTTCGGCTACGAGATCCTGGTGACCGGCGCCGCGATGGCCGCCACGATCGCGCTCGGCGACGGCATCCGCTCGCGCCGCCTGCTCCGGGCCGAGCAGCGTGAACGGCTCGCCCGGGAACGCACGGCGCACGAGCAGGCGCTCTCCGGGGCGCTGCAGGCCGAGCGGCTGGAGGTGGCGCGCGACGTCCACGACGCGGTCGGCCACACGCTCACCGTGGTCTCGCTCCACACCGACGTGGCGCTCGAGGCCGTCGACGACGACCCGGCCGCGACCCGCCGCGCGCTGGAGAACGTCCGGGCCGCGTGCGACACCGCCAGCGCGGAACTGCGCCGCGCGCTCGGCCTGATCCGCGACGCCACCCCGCCGGGCCTGGACGAGTTGCGTGAGCTGGGCGTGGAGGTGCCGCCCGGCCTAGGACCGCTGCCGCCCACCGTCGAGGCGGCGGTGTTCCGCATCGTGCAGGAGGCGGTCACGAACGCTCGCCGCTACAGCGGTGGTTCGCCGATCAGCGTCGATCTGCGTACGACGGAAACCAGTGTGGTGGTGGAAGTCCGCGACGGCGGCGACGGACCGCCTGCCGACCCGGGTACCGGTTTCGGGTTGGTGGGGTTGCGTGAGCGGGTCGCGCTGCTCGGCGGGCGCACGGAGATCGGCCCGCGACCCGAGGGCGGGTTCCGGGTCTGGGTGGCGCTGCCGCGATGA
- a CDS encoding response regulator yields the protein MIRIVLVDDQDLVRAGLRALLTHDDDLTVVGEAADGASGVEVVRRLRPDVVLMDVRMPGVDGVAATARITAELPAVRVVVLTTFDTDEHLFDALRAGASGFLLKDIRPGPLREAVRTVAAGEALLAPAVTRRVIAAAAVHRPGSDTRLDALTGREREVLAEVATGRSNDEVAAVLYLSPATVRTYVSRLLTKLGARDRAGLVVVAYETGLVPR from the coding sequence ATGATCCGGATCGTGCTCGTCGACGACCAGGACCTGGTGCGTGCCGGGCTGCGTGCGCTGCTGACCCACGACGACGACCTGACGGTCGTCGGGGAGGCCGCCGACGGCGCGTCCGGCGTGGAGGTGGTGCGCCGGCTGCGTCCGGACGTCGTGCTGATGGACGTGCGGATGCCGGGCGTGGACGGGGTCGCGGCGACCGCACGGATCACCGCCGAACTCCCGGCGGTGCGCGTCGTCGTGCTCACCACGTTCGACACCGACGAGCACCTGTTCGACGCGCTGCGCGCGGGCGCGTCGGGGTTCCTGCTCAAGGACATCCGGCCGGGGCCGCTGCGCGAGGCGGTGCGCACGGTCGCCGCCGGGGAGGCGCTGCTGGCTCCGGCGGTGACGCGCCGGGTGATCGCGGCCGCGGCCGTGCACCGGCCCGGGTCGGACACCCGGCTGGACGCGCTCACCGGGCGGGAGCGGGAGGTGCTCGCCGAGGTCGCGACCGGCCGGTCGAACGACGAGGTGGCGGCCGTGCTGTACCTGAGCCCGGCCACCGTGCGCACGTACGTCAGCCGGCTGCTGACGAAGCTCGGCGCACGGGACCGGGCCGGGCTGGTCGTGGTGGCCTACGAGACCGGCCTCGTGCCCCGCTGA
- a CDS encoding STAS domain-containing protein yields the protein MGIPVIELRVAESFTGAGLSSIRESVAEVLALEPSVLTLDLRDCASVDAAGIAYLLDLHRRMRREGNRLELQHPTPRVRRVLQHVRLDRILPVHGDQPELSAL from the coding sequence ATGGGTATTCCAGTGATCGAGCTACGCGTGGCCGAGTCGTTCACCGGCGCCGGTCTGTCCTCCATCCGCGAGTCGGTGGCCGAGGTGCTCGCGCTCGAACCGAGCGTCCTCACGCTCGACCTGCGCGACTGTGCGTCCGTCGACGCGGCGGGCATCGCCTACCTGCTCGACCTCCACCGGCGGATGCGCCGCGAAGGCAACCGGCTGGAGCTGCAGCACCCCACCCCCCGGGTGCGGCGGGTGCTGCAGCACGTCCGCCTCGATCGCATCCTGCCCGTCCACGGCGACCAGCCCGAGCTGAGCGCCCTCTAG
- a CDS encoding response regulator transcription factor, which yields MPSVLVIEDDDRIRLALLLALEEEGFEADGAGTAEEGLRRQRRSPADVVIVDLMLPGLDGFDCIRELRRTDDVPVLVVSARDATQDIVTALEAGADDYVVKPVPILELVARLRALRRRAASPVPAAGGWTFGELAIRPEAGEVTLADRPVALTRTEFRLLCELAENAGRVLSRRQLLQQVWEYEIGDERLVDVHVGRLRQKIEPDPRRPRYLVTVRGMGYKLSG from the coding sequence ATGCCGTCAGTGTTGGTGATCGAAGACGACGACCGGATCCGCCTCGCTCTCCTGCTCGCGCTCGAGGAGGAGGGCTTCGAGGCCGACGGCGCCGGCACGGCCGAGGAAGGGCTGCGGCGTCAGCGCCGTTCCCCGGCCGACGTGGTGATCGTCGACCTGATGCTGCCCGGCCTCGACGGGTTCGACTGCATCCGCGAACTGCGCCGTACCGACGACGTGCCGGTGCTCGTGGTCAGCGCGCGCGACGCCACCCAGGACATCGTCACGGCGCTGGAGGCCGGCGCGGACGACTACGTGGTGAAGCCGGTGCCGATCCTCGAACTCGTCGCCCGGCTGCGTGCGTTGCGCCGGCGGGCCGCGTCCCCGGTGCCCGCCGCCGGCGGCTGGACGTTCGGTGAGCTGGCGATCCGCCCCGAGGCCGGTGAGGTGACGCTGGCCGACCGGCCGGTCGCGTTGACGCGCACCGAGTTCCGGCTTCTCTGCGAGCTCGCCGAGAACGCCGGGCGGGTGCTCTCGCGCCGCCAGCTGCTGCAGCAGGTCTGGGAGTACGAGATCGGCGACGAGCGGCTGGTCGACGTGCACGTCGGGCGCCTGCGTCAGAAGATCGAGCCGGATCCGCGGCGGCCCCGCTACCTGGTCACGGTGCGGGGCATGGGCTACAAGCTGTCCGGATGA
- a CDS encoding sensor histidine kinase yields MKLRTRVTAVFTVGALLLSAVMALLSYQLVRVSLTEERERAAVRAAYYNASVVRSGLAADAPDVAEILRSLETTENRQVLVQRNAVWYSRTADEGRTSAIPTALQERVRDGEASVQRVRAAGRPMVVVGVPLPDGTAFYELDSLEELERTFSTLALVLTVVALLTAVAGAALGRYATRSVLRPLTRVAEASEQIAAGQVRTHLDPAAEPDLARLTGSFNRMVEELADRVERDRRFAADVSHELKSPLQTLAAAASVLHRRAASLDERSAAAATLVVEEVDRFGRLVNDLLELARGDRALERTEVDVEAMAREICRSRGVSPDVVVADAGTWYVDRRRVEGILVNLVDNAVKYGGGPVAVRIGDHELVVEDEGPGIRPEDRETVFHRFVRGHTASDRATGSDGTGLGLSLVAAHAAAHGGAASVEDRPDGGALFRVRVP; encoded by the coding sequence ATGAAGCTGCGGACGCGGGTCACCGCGGTCTTCACGGTCGGGGCGCTGCTGCTCTCGGCCGTGATGGCGCTGCTGTCCTACCAGCTGGTGCGGGTGTCGCTCACCGAGGAGCGGGAGCGGGCCGCGGTGCGCGCGGCGTACTACAACGCATCGGTCGTGCGATCCGGTCTGGCCGCGGACGCTCCCGACGTCGCCGAGATCCTGCGGTCGCTCGAGACCACCGAGAACCGGCAGGTGCTCGTCCAGCGCAACGCGGTCTGGTACTCGCGCACCGCCGACGAGGGCCGGACCAGCGCGATCCCCACCGCGCTGCAGGAGCGCGTCCGCGACGGGGAGGCCTCGGTGCAGCGGGTACGTGCCGCCGGGCGCCCGATGGTGGTGGTCGGGGTGCCGCTGCCCGACGGCACCGCGTTCTACGAGCTCGATTCGCTGGAGGAGCTGGAGCGCACGTTCTCCACGCTCGCGCTGGTACTCACCGTGGTGGCGCTGCTGACCGCGGTGGCCGGTGCGGCGCTCGGCCGGTACGCCACCCGGTCGGTGCTGCGGCCGCTGACCCGGGTCGCGGAGGCCTCCGAGCAGATCGCCGCCGGGCAGGTCCGCACCCACCTCGACCCGGCGGCCGAGCCGGACCTGGCCCGCCTGACCGGGTCCTTCAACCGCATGGTCGAGGAGCTGGCCGACCGGGTGGAACGCGACCGGCGCTTCGCCGCCGACGTGAGCCACGAACTGAAATCCCCGTTGCAGACGCTGGCCGCGGCGGCCTCGGTGCTCCACCGGCGCGCCGCCTCGCTCGACGAACGCAGCGCCGCCGCGGCCACGCTCGTCGTCGAGGAGGTCGACCGGTTCGGGCGGCTGGTCAACGACCTGCTGGAGCTCGCCCGCGGCGACCGGGCGCTGGAACGCACCGAGGTCGACGTGGAGGCGATGGCCCGGGAGATCTGCCGGTCCCGCGGGGTCTCGCCGGACGTGGTGGTGGCCGACGCCGGCACCTGGTACGTCGATCGGCGCCGAGTGGAGGGCATCCTGGTGAACCTCGTCGACAACGCGGTGAAGTACGGCGGTGGTCCGGTGGCGGTTCGCATCGGCGACCACGAGCTGGTCGTCGAGGACGAAGGCCCGGGCATCCGCCCCGAGGACCGCGAGACCGTGTTCCACCGGTTCGTGCGTGGCCACACCGCCTCCGACCGCGCCACCGGCAGCGACGGCACCGGGCTCGGGTTGTCGCTGGTCGCCGCACACGCCGCGGCGCACGGCGGGGCGGCGTCGGTGGAGGATCGCCCCGACGGAGGGGCGCTGTTCCGGGTGCGGGTGCCATGA
- a CDS encoding GerMN domain-containing protein: MRRLLVLVAVALGVAGCGVPLDSEPRAAQPMATAAATPGGGATPGTATERICLVRDSQLAPVPRRVTTPLSADAHLRLLLDGPTRAERNEGYTSALTGATLVTGATQDGGLVTVETGSQELGRADDVLVFGQVVCTLSSRLPVGAVEFVHDGSRLRVPRGDGSLTAGPLTIADYAGLLATE; encoded by the coding sequence ATGAGGCGGCTGCTCGTGCTCGTCGCGGTGGCCCTCGGCGTGGCCGGCTGCGGCGTCCCGCTCGACTCCGAGCCCCGCGCGGCGCAGCCGATGGCCACCGCGGCGGCCACCCCCGGCGGCGGGGCCACTCCCGGCACCGCCACCGAACGCATCTGCCTGGTCCGCGACTCGCAGCTCGCGCCGGTGCCCCGCCGGGTGACGACGCCCCTGAGCGCCGACGCCCACCTCCGGCTGCTGCTCGACGGCCCCACCCGGGCCGAGCGCAACGAGGGGTACACGAGCGCGCTGACCGGCGCGACCCTGGTGACCGGGGCCACCCAGGACGGCGGCCTGGTGACGGTGGAGACCGGTTCGCAGGAACTCGGCCGCGCCGACGACGTGCTGGTGTTCGGCCAGGTCGTGTGCACGCTGTCGTCCCGGCTACCGGTGGGGGCGGTGGAGTTCGTGCACGACGGGTCGCGCCTGCGGGTGCCGCGGGGGGATGGTTCGCTCACCGCGGGTCCGCTGACGATCGCTGACTACGCGGGGTTGCTCGCGACGGAGTGA
- a CDS encoding cellulose binding domain-containing protein, protein MPSVPAREQRPAGFRGGHRLRRSRRPIKRLGAAGVLATVAAVAVGTLTAGQAQAAGFAVNYVQTARWDSGYTGTYTLTNTSANAVDGWSLEFTLPAGARITSLWNGNAETTGTKVTVRNETWNAELAPKQSVVVGFVADAAGAQQKPPDGCTINGVTCGNESPPPKAGTAVPKKPEPTRALATSTPGAPAAGGASEPETEAPETETPDADAEASGTEASGTDAADPDAPETDAPEPKSGATETPSLDGTEFSPYVDVLLYPPFDLAAAAAQTGVRQYTLAFVVGAGGCTPTWGGVLPVEDPGVTGRVADLRAAGGDVRLSFGGANSTELATVCDSPETLAAAYQRAIDAYDATRIDFDVEGSALGDRAANRRRAEAVTILRRENPSLDVSITLPALPQGLTQGGVDLLADARAAGVEFDAVNLMAMDYGDAAAPDPEGQLGRFAIDAVTAAQAQVKGVFELSDEDAWGLLAVTPMIGVNDVATEVFTVADAREVGAFAREKGLAWHGMWSATRDRPCPGGPKPTADAACSSVDQEPFDFTRAFTR, encoded by the coding sequence GTGCCGTCCGTTCCCGCGCGTGAGCAGCGTCCCGCTGGATTTCGTGGTGGCCACCGGCTGCGGCGGTCCCGCCGACCGATCAAGCGCCTCGGTGCCGCGGGTGTGCTCGCGACCGTCGCCGCGGTGGCCGTCGGGACGCTCACCGCCGGGCAGGCGCAGGCCGCCGGGTTCGCGGTGAACTACGTGCAGACGGCGCGCTGGGACAGCGGGTACACCGGCACCTACACGCTCACGAACACCAGCGCGAACGCGGTCGACGGCTGGTCGCTGGAGTTCACGCTACCGGCGGGGGCGCGCATCACGAGCCTGTGGAACGGGAACGCCGAAACGACCGGCACGAAGGTCACCGTGCGCAACGAGACCTGGAACGCCGAGCTCGCGCCGAAGCAGTCGGTGGTGGTCGGGTTCGTCGCCGACGCGGCCGGTGCGCAGCAGAAACCGCCGGACGGGTGCACGATCAACGGCGTGACGTGCGGGAACGAATCACCGCCGCCGAAGGCCGGCACCGCGGTCCCGAAGAAGCCGGAGCCGACGCGGGCGCTCGCGACGTCCACCCCGGGAGCCCCGGCGGCGGGCGGCGCCTCGGAACCGGAGACCGAGGCCCCGGAGACCGAAACCCCGGACGCCGACGCCGAGGCTTCCGGGACCGAGGCTTCCGGGACCGACGCCGCCGACCCCGACGCCCCGGAGACCGACGCCCCCGAGCCGAAGTCCGGCGCCACCGAAACCCCGAGCCTGGACGGCACCGAGTTCTCCCCCTACGTCGACGTTCTGCTGTACCCGCCGTTCGACCTGGCCGCGGCGGCCGCGCAGACCGGCGTCCGCCAGTACACGCTCGCGTTCGTCGTCGGCGCCGGGGGTTGCACCCCCACCTGGGGTGGTGTGCTTCCGGTCGAGGACCCGGGTGTCACCGGCCGGGTCGCCGACCTGCGTGCGGCCGGGGGCGACGTGCGGCTCTCGTTCGGCGGCGCGAACAGCACCGAGCTCGCGACGGTCTGCGACAGCCCCGAGACCCTGGCCGCCGCCTACCAGCGCGCGATCGACGCCTACGACGCCACCCGGATCGACTTCGACGTCGAGGGCTCCGCGCTCGGCGACCGCGCGGCGAACCGGCGGCGGGCCGAGGCCGTGACGATCCTGCGCCGGGAGAACCCGTCGCTGGACGTCTCGATCACACTGCCCGCGCTCCCCCAGGGACTCACCCAGGGTGGCGTCGACCTGCTCGCCGACGCGCGCGCCGCCGGCGTCGAGTTCGACGCGGTGAACCTGATGGCGATGGACTACGGCGACGCCGCCGCGCCCGACCCCGAAGGGCAGCTGGGCCGCTTCGCCATCGACGCGGTCACCGCGGCCCAGGCGCAGGTCAAGGGCGTGTTCGAGCTGTCGGACGAGGACGCCTGGGGGCTGCTCGCGGTGACGCCGATGATCGGGGTGAACGACGTCGCCACCGAGGTGTTCACGGTCGCCGACGCCCGCGAGGTGGGCGCGTTCGCCCGGGAGAAGGGGCTGGCCTGGCACGGGATGTGGTCGGCGACCCGGGACCGGCCGTGCCCCGGCGGGCCGAAGCCCACCGCCGACGCCGCCTGCTCGAGCGTCGACCAGGAGCCGTTCGACTTCACCCGCGCCTTCACCCGATGA
- a CDS encoding LLM class flavin-dependent oxidoreductase, which yields MIDLFLLAGVHGGDRHGDALRDTVDYAVAAEDAGFDGVWLAEHHFLTYGACPSAVALAAYVLGRTRRITVGTAAAILPARHPVALAEETALLAAVAGDRFELGVGRGGPWVDLEVLGTGLPRYTEGFAESLDLLLEWLSGARRVGADGVAHRFRPVRVVPRPTTPPRVRIAATTAASVDVAAARGLPLLLGMHAAPAEHRVLLDRYAAYTGGTVPPPAVAHLAYVADTVDQARAAVHAPLRAWLARTAEYVRLDGADGTGRDPDAYADRLVDLHPVGDAGLCVERLRRSREITGAGRLLLAVEAGGDRGRTLDCIARLAEEVLPFVR from the coding sequence ATGATCGATCTGTTCCTCCTGGCCGGGGTGCACGGCGGCGACCGGCACGGCGATGCGCTGCGCGACACCGTCGACTACGCGGTCGCCGCCGAGGACGCCGGGTTCGACGGCGTCTGGCTGGCCGAGCACCACTTCCTGACCTACGGCGCCTGCCCCTCCGCGGTCGCGCTGGCCGCGTACGTGCTCGGCCGCACCCGGCGGATCACGGTCGGCACCGCGGCCGCGATCCTCCCGGCGCGGCACCCGGTCGCGCTCGCCGAGGAGACCGCGCTGCTGGCGGCCGTGGCCGGGGACCGGTTCGAGCTGGGCGTCGGCCGGGGCGGGCCGTGGGTCGACCTGGAGGTGCTCGGCACCGGCCTGCCCCGCTACACCGAGGGGTTCGCGGAGTCGCTCGACCTGCTGCTGGAGTGGCTGTCCGGTGCGCGCAGGGTCGGCGCCGACGGCGTAGCGCACCGGTTCCGGCCGGTGCGCGTGGTACCCCGCCCCACCACGCCGCCGCGGGTGCGCATCGCGGCGACCACGGCCGCGTCGGTCGACGTCGCCGCCGCCCGCGGCCTGCCGCTCCTGCTCGGTATGCACGCCGCACCGGCCGAACACCGGGTCCTGCTCGACCGGTACGCGGCGTACACCGGCGGTACCGTGCCGCCACCGGCGGTCGCCCACCTCGCGTACGTCGCCGACACGGTCGACCAGGCGCGGGCCGCGGTCCACGCGCCGCTACGGGCCTGGCTCGCGCGCACCGCGGAGTACGTCCGGCTGGACGGCGCCGACGGCACCGGCCGCGACCCGGACGCCTACGCCGACCGGCTGGTCGACCTGCACCCGGTCGGCGACGCCGGGCTCTGCGTCGAGCGGCTCCGGCGGTCGCGCGAGATCACCGGCGCCGGGCGGCTGCTGCTCGCGGTGGAGGCCGGCGGCGACCGCGGCCGCACGCTGGACTGCATCGCACGTCTCGCCGAGGAGGTGCTGCCGTTCGTCCGGTGA
- a CDS encoding DUF6282 family protein — MPSAQARELVRGAYDTHVHVAPDVVERRIDDVTLARRLHDVGLAGVVLKSHYAPTAERAAVVRGVVPEVDTVGAITLNASVGGLNPVAVEIAGRQGARVVWLPTVDSANQRTDQARAPEGATPPMWAQVQQELSDQGILAPAVAVVDARGRVVPELLNVLTLVAKHDMALATGHLSGDEILAAVDAAVDAGVRRIVVTHPEFTSQRVPVEVQRRLAARGALLERCFTTPHTGKVAWETFYAHIRAVGPEHSVLSSDLGQPFNPPVEDGLALLADGLLAHGFSAEEVRVMAVTNSNRLVR, encoded by the coding sequence ATGCCGAGTGCTCAGGCGCGCGAGCTCGTGCGTGGCGCGTACGACACCCATGTCCACGTCGCGCCGGACGTCGTGGAGCGCCGGATCGACGACGTGACGCTCGCCCGGCGGCTGCACGACGTCGGACTGGCGGGGGTGGTTCTGAAGTCGCACTACGCGCCGACGGCCGAGCGCGCCGCGGTCGTGCGCGGTGTCGTTCCCGAGGTCGACACGGTCGGCGCGATCACGCTGAACGCGTCGGTGGGTGGGCTCAACCCGGTCGCGGTGGAGATCGCCGGGCGCCAGGGCGCGCGGGTGGTGTGGCTGCCCACCGTGGACAGTGCCAACCAGCGCACGGATCAGGCCCGAGCGCCGGAGGGCGCCACCCCGCCGATGTGGGCCCAGGTGCAGCAGGAACTCTCCGACCAGGGCATTCTCGCTCCGGCGGTCGCGGTGGTCGACGCGCGCGGCCGGGTCGTCCCGGAACTGCTGAACGTGCTGACGCTCGTCGCGAAACACGACATGGCGCTCGCGACCGGCCATCTGTCCGGCGACGAGATCCTCGCGGCGGTGGACGCGGCGGTCGACGCGGGCGTGCGCCGGATCGTCGTCACGCACCCGGAGTTCACGTCGCAGCGCGTCCCGGTGGAGGTGCAGCGGCGGCTGGCCGCCCGGGGCGCGCTGCTGGAACGCTGCTTCACGACGCCGCACACCGGCAAAGTGGCGTGGGAGACGTTCTACGCGCACATCCGGGCGGTCGGGCCGGAACATTCGGTGCTCTCCAGCGACCTGGGGCAGCCGTTCAACCCACCGGTGGAGGACGGCCTCGCGCTGCTCGCCGACGGGCTGCTGGCCCATGGGTTCAGCGCCGAGGAGGTCCGGGTGATGGCGGTGACGAACTCGAACCGGCTCGTGCGCTGA
- a CDS encoding DUF998 domain-containing protein, translating into MKRILGAVALATAGAAFFVGQWVVQWAWTEPFSWADNNISDLGEVSAPWHQLMNTVFVLNGVLVAAGAVTLFRGVVRYLLLAAAVGCVLVGLAPADVDENTHVVGAALVFVLGNLGLIATRRRLAVLFGVVGLIATGLHVTRHGLGIGVAGMERVAVYPLFVWFLIEGVTRLREKSAS; encoded by the coding sequence ATGAAACGAATCCTCGGGGCGGTCGCGCTGGCCACCGCCGGCGCCGCGTTCTTCGTCGGCCAATGGGTGGTGCAGTGGGCCTGGACCGAACCGTTCAGCTGGGCCGACAACAACATCAGTGACCTCGGCGAGGTGAGCGCGCCGTGGCACCAGCTGATGAACACCGTGTTCGTGCTCAACGGCGTGCTGGTGGCCGCCGGAGCGGTGACGCTGTTCCGGGGCGTCGTGCGGTACCTGCTGCTGGCCGCGGCCGTCGGCTGCGTCCTGGTCGGCCTGGCGCCGGCCGACGTCGACGAGAACACGCACGTGGTCGGCGCGGCGCTGGTGTTCGTACTCGGCAACCTCGGGCTGATCGCCACCCGGCGCCGGCTGGCGGTGCTCTTCGGCGTCGTGGGGCTGATCGCGACCGGGCTGCACGTGACGCGGCACGGCCTCGGGATCGGGGTCGCGGGCATGGAGCGGGTCGCGGTCTACCCACTGTTCGTCTGGTTCCTCATCGAGGGCGTGACGCGTCTGCGCGAAAAATCCGCTTCGTAG
- a CDS encoding universal stress protein produces the protein MSDAPGITVGVDGSAPARTALDWAVGYARVRSLPLAVVTGVGWPGEPSAFGARRVARLKDAARTDGEHLLARTVDDVRAEFPELPVTGQVSDETGVRALLAAAPSSDTVVVGSWGLDPAAGLLLGSVSAAVAAHSPVPVVVVHDDRRPGPDAPVVAGIDGSAPDDTTLGTAFAEAERWAAPLVVVHAWSDVSVVGMFGSAAVPSWIEARHEADELIEHQVGPWRAKYPGVRVGTVAEREQPARVLERLSATAGLTVVGAHGRGGFSGMRLGSVARRLVHHADGPLLVVR, from the coding sequence ATGTCCGATGCACCAGGGATCACGGTGGGCGTCGACGGCTCGGCGCCGGCGAGGACGGCCCTCGACTGGGCCGTGGGGTACGCCCGGGTCCGTTCGCTGCCGCTGGCCGTGGTCACCGGGGTCGGTTGGCCCGGGGAACCGTCGGCGTTCGGCGCCCGGCGCGTCGCGCGGCTGAAGGACGCGGCCCGGACCGACGGCGAGCACCTGCTCGCGCGGACGGTCGACGACGTGCGGGCCGAGTTCCCGGAGCTTCCGGTCACCGGGCAGGTGAGCGACGAGACCGGTGTCCGGGCGCTGCTGGCCGCGGCGCCGTCGAGCGACACGGTCGTGGTCGGCAGCTGGGGCCTGGACCCGGCGGCGGGCCTGCTGCTCGGCTCGGTGTCGGCCGCGGTCGCGGCGCACTCCCCCGTCCCGGTGGTCGTCGTGCACGACGACCGGCGGCCCGGCCCCGACGCGCCGGTCGTCGCCGGCATCGACGGCTCCGCGCCGGACGACACGACCCTCGGTACCGCATTCGCCGAGGCCGAACGGTGGGCCGCGCCGCTGGTCGTGGTGCACGCGTGGAGCGACGTCAGCGTCGTCGGCATGTTCGGTTCGGCCGCGGTCCCGAGCTGGATCGAGGCCCGGCACGAGGCCGACGAGCTGATCGAACACCAGGTCGGCCCGTGGCGGGCGAAGTACCCCGGGGTGCGTGTCGGCACGGTGGCCGAACGCGAACAACCGGCACGGGTGCTCGAAAGGCTCTCCGCTACCGCGGGCCTCACCGTGGTGGGTGCGCACGGGCGGGGCGGGTTCAGCGGGATGCGGCTCGGGTCGGTGGCCCGGCGGCTGGTGCACCACGCCGACGGTCCGCTGCTGGTGGTGCGCTAG
- a CDS encoding Acg family FMN-binding oxidoreductase → MTSTILRSAAETARHAPSIFNTQPWRWEVRGDALELHADRSRLLPVTDPEGRMLTVSCGVALHHALVALAAEGHRTSVERGVDGDLLARITVTGTAQPTGTNLRDAIPERHTDRRPFADTPVPDGFVDRLRDVAEARGVYVAELDADSLVRFQVTAARAGELDENDVAYQAELAEWTHRPASSADGVAPGSTVAPTPRKVPLRSFFPDGAEGLLPGPGHDGGARYLVLWTVGDSPADWLAAGEAMSAALLATTAAGLAVSPMTDVVEVPASRAMLHRLLDNLGEAQVALRIGVPATSDAVPPTPRRADVIAG, encoded by the coding sequence ATGACCAGCACCATCCTGCGGAGCGCGGCGGAGACCGCCCGGCACGCCCCGTCGATCTTCAACACCCAGCCGTGGCGCTGGGAGGTCCGCGGCGACGCGCTGGAACTGCACGCCGACCGCAGCCGCCTGCTCCCGGTGACCGACCCCGAGGGCCGCATGTTGACCGTCAGCTGCGGGGTGGCCCTGCACCACGCGCTGGTGGCGCTGGCCGCCGAGGGGCACCGCACCAGCGTCGAGCGCGGCGTCGACGGCGACCTGCTGGCCCGGATCACGGTCACCGGCACCGCGCAGCCCACCGGCACGAACCTGCGCGACGCGATCCCGGAGCGGCACACCGACCGGCGCCCGTTCGCCGACACCCCGGTGCCGGACGGGTTCGTCGACCGGCTGCGCGACGTCGCCGAGGCCCGGGGTGTGTACGTCGCCGAGCTCGACGCCGACTCGCTCGTGCGGTTCCAGGTGACCGCGGCCCGAGCCGGGGAGCTCGACGAGAACGACGTCGCCTACCAGGCCGAACTCGCCGAGTGGACGCACCGCCCGGCGTCGTCGGCCGACGGGGTCGCACCGGGGTCCACGGTCGCGCCGACGCCGCGCAAGGTGCCGCTCCGGTCGTTCTTCCCGGACGGCGCGGAGGGCCTCCTCCCCGGGCCCGGCCACGACGGCGGCGCCCGCTACCTGGTGCTGTGGACGGTCGGCGACAGCCCGGCCGACTGGCTGGCCGCGGGCGAGGCGATGAGCGCCGCGCTGCTGGCGACCACCGCCGCCGGCCTGGCCGTGTCCCCGATGACCGACGTGGTCGAGGTGCCCGCGTCCCGGGCGATGCTCCACCGGCTGCTCGACAACCTCGGCGAGGCCCAGGTCGCCCTGCGGATCGGGGTGCCGGCGACCAGCGACGCGGTGCCGCCGACCCCGCGCCGGGCCGACGTGATCGCCGGCTAG